TATTTCGTAATAATTTGTGCTAACAAATCTGTTCCACCAGTAGATGCATTACCCTTAAACACTAAACCAATTCCGAAACCAACGATGATTCCACCAAAGATTGAACCTAATAACGGGTTTAATGTCCAAGGCTCCCAATCCTCTGTTAAAATAACGAACATTGGTAATGCCAATGTCCCTACTAGAGACTTCACACCAAATTTCTTCCCAAGAACTAAAACACCTGCAATAAATAATGGAATATTGAACGCATATTGCACAATTCCTGCATTCCAGCCAAACATACCGTGTAATATTGTACTAATTCCACTAACACCACCAGAGGCGACTTGGTTTGGGAATAAAAAAACATTGAAACCAAGTGCAATTACCGCTGCACCAACAATTACAAATATATATTCCTGTATAACATTTTTCACAGAATTACGTGATTGATAAACTGTCTTTTCCATGTAAATCCTCACTTTTTTCCAAATTCCATTGAATTATAGCAAATTCATACATAAAAGAGAACTTCATTACGTTAAAGGAAATATAGTTAACATTGTACAAAAAACAAATAGAATTTCAGTATAGCATTTAGTTGGGACGATAAATGAAAAACGCTATACTTTCATCATTATGTCGATAAAAGTATAGCGTTTTTTTATTCATATAATAGGTGAAGTACCTTTATGAAACTTTTATTTCGTAAAGATTTCTTCTACTTGATCAAGCATAATGTTAG
This portion of the Solibacillus daqui genome encodes:
- a CDS encoding YitT family protein gives rise to the protein MEKTVYQSRNSVKNVIQEYIFVIVGAAVIALGFNVFLFPNQVASGGVSGISTILHGMFGWNAGIVQYAFNIPLFIAGVLVLGKKFGVKSLVGTLALPMFVILTEDWEPWTLNPLLGSIFGGIIVGFGIGLVFKGNASTGGTDLLAQIITKYTGLTLGTSVLLIDGIIAISAAIVFDLEKGLYALIGLYVTTKTIDIIQLGFSQSKMVYIITQRENEVRDAIYKDVNRGVTKLSAIGGYTGENRPVLMVVVYQTEFTKLKQVIEDVDPQAFVIVSDAYEVLGEGFKRA